The genome window AGGTGTGCATGCAGGGCGGCATACACCCGCAGTACACCGGCGACACCTACATCGCCATTCTCGACGCAGTGAAGGACGCCGTGCCGGACATGCACATCCACGCGTTCTCGCCGCTGGAAGTGTGGCAGGGCGCGGCGACCCTGAAGCTGCCGCTGCGCGATTACCTTACGCGCCTCAAGGACGCCGGTCTCGGCACCTTGCCGGGCACCGCCGGCGAGATCCTCGACGACGAAGTGCGCGCCATCATTTGCCCGGACAAGATCAACACCGCGCAGTGGTTCGAAGTGATGCGCGCCGCGCACGAGGTCGGATTTCGTACCACCTCGACCATCATGTATGGACACGTCGACAGGCTCGAGCATTGGGCGCGTCACCTGTTGCGGGTGCGCGACCTGCAGCGCGAGACCGGTGGCTTCACCGAATTCGTGCCGCTGCCCTTCGTGCACATGGAAGCGCCGCTGTATCTCAAGGGCCGCGCGCGCAAGGGCCCGACCTTCCGCGAATGCGTGCTGATGCATGCGGTGGCGCGACTCGCCCTGCATCCGCATATCCGCAACGTGCAGACTTCGTGGGTCAAAATGGGGCACGCGGGCGTGCGCGCCTGCCTCAATGCCGGTGCCAATGATCTGGGCGGCACGCTCATGAACGAGAGCATCACGCGCGCGGCCGGCGCCAGCCATGGCCAGGAGACCTCGCCGGAAGAAATGATGGCGATGATCACGGCCTGCGAGCGCACGCCGCGACAGCGCTCGACGGCCTACGAGGCTGTGTCCGACGAGCGCATCGCCGCCGGGCGCGACGCCGCCGAACTCGCCGAAATCGTCAACACCCCGGCGCGCAAGTACGAACGCGCCGAGCGCCGCGAGCTGCTGCGTTCGCGTGTCGAGGTCGGCTGAGCGGCCGCCATCATTGGCCCGGCCGTGAGTGCCGGGCCACTCATAATCATGCCTGATTGCATCCTCGGGGGAGGGGAATGATGGCTGCCTTACCCAACCACATACTCAATGGCTTCCGCGTGCTGGACATGACCCATGTGCTCGCCGGCCCGACCGCGTCGCGGCTCATGGCGGAGATGGGCGCCGAGGTCATCAAGGTCGAGTTTCCGCCACTCGGCGACGTGGCGCGCATGTTGCCGGCGCACAAGAACGGGCGCAGCGCCTATTACACCCAGCAGAATCGCGGCAAGTTCAGCATATGCCTGAACGCCAAGACGTCGGAAGGCCGTGCGATCATCACGGACCTGCTGAAGACCGCCGATGTGTTCATCGAGAATTTCGCCCCGGGCGTGATTGGCCGCATGGGCTTTTCCTGGGACGAGGTGCACAAGATCAACCCGCGCCTGGTGATGTGCTCGATCTCGGCTTTCGGTCAGAGTGGGCCGCTGTCGTCACTGCCGGGCTTTGACTACATCGCCCAGGCCTACAGCGGCGTGATGGGCATGATCGGCGACCCCGATGGCGCGCCGTCATTTCCGATGGTGAGCATGGGCGACATCTCGACCGGTGTGCACGCCGCCGCCGCCATCGGCTTCGCGCTGCTGCACCGCGAGCGGGGCGGCGAGGGCCAGTATCTCGACATCTCGCTGCTCGACGCCTACACCGGCTACCACGAGCTCAATATCCACCTGTACAGCCTCACCAACGGCGAGGTCGAGCCGACCCGCGCCGGCAGCCAGCATTTCGCGGTCTGCCCGCTGGGCCTGTTCAAGACCCGCGAAGGCTATGTCTGCATCATCGCGCTGCAAAACCAGTGGGCACCGCTGTGCCGCGCCATCGGACGCCCGGAGTTGGCCGACGACCCACGCTACAACGACAACGCCAAGCGCGTGGCCCGTGCCAGCGACGTGATCGGCATCCTGCAGGCCTGGTGTGACGCGCAGCCCGATGACGCCGCCATCCTCGCCGCCCTCGAAGCCGAGCGTGTGCCCTGCGCGCCGGTGCTGCGTATCGGCCAGGTGGTGAGCCATCCGCATATGCTGGAACGGGGCACGGTGCGCGTGGTGAAGGACCCCAAGCTCGGCGAGGTGCTGATGCCCGGCATGCCGCTGCGTTTTTCCGGTTTCGAGCACAACCAGCCGCTGGAGGCCGCTTTTCTCGGCCAGCACAACGAGGCGGTGCTGACCGGGATGCTCGGCTACGACGCCGCGCGCATCGAAGCGCTGCGCGCCGCCGGCGTGCTTCATTCGAATGCCGACACCTGATTTCACCTTCGCCTGCAGAGGTTCGGACTGGCCTGATGATAGTCATGTACATCGTTGAAAAAACGATTTAAATTACAGTATGAAAAGCTCGGGGTTTGGGCTGTTGGGGGACGAGTGCTAAGAGCATTGCTATTGGCGTGCGCCGTCTCGGCGTGTGGGGGGCAATCCGTCTGGGCGGAAGAGGCTCCACCTTTGAAAATCGTCGTCAAGACCTACAAGGTCGAGGGCGACAATCCCATTGGCGCTGCCGCCAGTGAGGCGCTGGCGCCGTTCGTCGGCGAGTTCGATGGCCTCGAACCGCTGTACGCCGCCAAGGATGCCATCAACGCCGCGCTCGCGAGCGGCGGATACCGCTTCTACCGCGCCGTGCTGCCGCCGCAGGACATCGTCGACGGCGTGGTCACCATCAAGATACTCGCGCTGCCGATCGGCAAGGTGGTGGTGGAAGGCAACAAGCGCGTGTCGGCCGCGGCGGTGGAGCGCAGCGTGCGCGCCCTGAAGACCGGCGAAGTGCCGAATACCGCCGAAGTGTCGCGTTCGCTGGCGGTTGTCAACGAACATCCCTCGAAGAAAGTGCAGGTCAATTTCCGCGAGAGCGAGGAGACGCCTGACACCCTCGACGCCGTGCTCAAGGTCGCGGAAGAAAAGCCGTGGTCGGTGTTCGCGCAGATCAACAACATCGGCAGTGCCGGGGACGGCGCCTCCGATGTCGCCGCTGGTGGTACCGCTGGCACCGGCCGCACCCGTCTCACCATGGGTGGCCAGTACGACAACCTCACGCGTCACGACGACGTGCTGCAAGGCTCGGTCACGACCTCGCCCGAGAACGCCGAAAACGTCCTGCAATACGCCAGTTCCTATCAACTGCCCATCTATCGTTTGAACGGTTGGCTGACCGGCTTCTACGTCCATTCGGAAGTCGACGTCGACGGCGTGCAGGGCGGCATCTTCGATATCCAGGGCGCCGGCACCTTCTACGGCCTCAGCTTCAAACACCAGTTGGTGAACATCGGTCGCTACAAGCACAGCTATACGCTGGGCGTGCAGGACCGCCTGTTCGACACCGCCATCTTCACTTCAGCCAACGGCCTGCGCCTGACGGCGCTCAGCACCAAGGTGCGCAGCCGACCATTCTCGGGACGCTACGACGGCTCCTACTCCTGGTCCAGCACCAGCGTCGATTTCTACTGGGATGTCAGCCACAACATCGAGGCCGGTAATCACAACAACGCCACGGACTACGCGCTGGTGCGGGCGCCGGCCACGCCGGATTTCACCGTCGGCCATTTCGGCGCGCTGGTCACGCAACGCCTGCCGCGCGGCTTTGCCGCGCTGGGCCGCATGACCGCCCAGTTGACCGGCCAGGCACTCATCCCCGGCGAGCAGTTGGGCGCGGGCGGCGTGCACTCGGTGCGTGGCTTCGAAGAACGCACCATCGCCGGCGACAAGGGCGTGATCCTCAATTTCGAATTGTGGTCGCCGCCGGTCAAACGCCTGCTCGACGCTCGTTTCCTCGGCTTTATCGATGTCGGTCACAAAGCGCTGATCGATCCGGTGGTGGGGCAGCGCCAGAACGATACGATTTCCAGTATCGGTCTGGGCGCGAGGTGGCAATGGCGCAAACAGCTGTCGCTGGCTATCGACTATGGACTGCCGCTCGCGAGCGCGGACGGCGAGGCATCGGATCGGGGCAATTCGAAATGGCATCTAGACCTTACCTACCGTTATTGAGCCGCCCGGCGCGGGGCCTGGTCCTGTCGGCGGCGCTGGCGCTGCTGGCGACGCCGCTGTGGGCGGCCAACAAGGCCGGCGACGTGATGCTCGCCCACGGCGTGGTCAGCGCCCACGTGGCGGGCGGCGCGCCGCACCTGTTGGGCCCGGGATCAGCGCTCAACGAGGGCGACGTGGTGACCACCGGGCCGCGCAGCGTGGCGCTGCTCAAATTGGCCGACGGCACCAAGATCACCCTGCGTCCCGAGTCGTCCTTCCAGATTGCGAAGTACGAGGTGGCGGAGAATCGCGAAGAGGGCCTCATGACCCTCTTCAAGGGCGGCCTGCGAGCGGTCACCGGCTTCATGAGCAAGCGCAATCCGAACGCCATGCGCCTGCGCACCTCGGTGGCAACCATCGGTATCCGCGGCACCGAATTCGACGCGCGCCTGTGCGGCAGCGACTGCAGCGAGGAAGCGCGGGCCCATTCGACGCCCGCCGGCCGTGCCGGGTTCGTGAAGGGCGATGCCCTGGTGCGCGCGCCAAGCAGCCACGCGCGGCCCTTGAAATCCGGCGCGCCGGTCTACAACGGTGACACCGTCATCACCAATGCCGATGCCTTCGCGGTGCTGGTGTTCGCCGACAAGAGCCGCGTGACGCTGATGCCCAACACCGAGTTCCGCGTCGAGCGCGTGGAATTCAAGATGGCCGAACCGCAGCGCAGCGAGAGCATCTTCAACCTGCTGCGCGGCGGCTTGCGCGCGGTCAGTGGCCTGGTCGGCCACAAGGGCCGCGGTACCTACCAGATGCGTACCGCCGTGGCCACGATCGGTATCCGCGGCACCGACTGGACGGCCATGTGCGTGGGGCCCTGCCAAGCCACGGACCCGAACGCGGCGCCGGGCGGCAATGGCTTCTATTCGCAGGTCAACGAGGGCGCCATCGACGTCAACGGTGGCGAGGTGCAGGCCGGTGAGACCATATTCGTGGGCAGCACCGGCATGCTGCCGCAGAGCGTGCCGCAACTGCCCGTGCCGATGCCGCCCGATCTGCCGCCGCCAGGTTCGATCGAATTCCAGGAACCGCCGCCGGCGCCGACGTCGACCGACCCCGAGAGCGGCCTGTACGTCAGCTGCTATTCCGGTATCTGCGCGGTGCAGACCGAAGAGAACGAAATCCAGCTCGGCCAAGGCGAGGCCAGCCACGTCGGGAACCAAGGCGGCCCCGCGCAGCAATTGACCGAGGTGCCGCCGTTCCAGGCGGAAGACCCGATTTTCCATGCTGTCGAGGTCGGCGGACAGCTCGAGCAGTTGAATGAGACGCTGAACAACGGAGGTCTCGAATGCACGGTTCACTGAAAATCACCCGTCGCCGCGGCGGCCAGGTCCTGTCATTCGTCACAGGCCTGATCGCAAGCGTCGGCGCGAGTGCGAACCCGCAAGGCGCGCAGGTGGTCAGCGGCTCGGCCGTGTTCGCCAACCCCACGCCCCAGACCCTCGAGATAACCAACTCTCCGGCGGCGGTCCTCAACTGGCAGTCGTTCGATATCGGCAAGGGCGAGACCACGCGCTTCATACAGCAGAATGCCGCCAGCGCGGTGTTGAATCGCGTCACCAGCGGCAACAGCTCGGAGATCCTCGGCAGCCTCGTTTCCAACGGTCACGTGTTCCTGATCAATCCGGCCGGCATCCTGATCGGCCGCGATGGCTCGGTCGATACCGCCGGCGTGGTGCTGTCGACCTTGCAGATCACGGACCAGGATTTCCTCGCCGGACGGTTCAAGTTCGAAGGAGACTCGGCCAGCGGCACGGTCACCAACCACGGCTACATCAAGACCGCGCCCGGTGGCGAGGTGGTATTGATAGCGCCGCGCATCGAGAACGTTCCCGAAGCGGGGCGCTCCAGGAGCGGCCTCATCGAAAGCCCCAACGGTGACCTGATCCTGGCCGCCGGCACGGCCATCACCATCGCCAGCCTGGACGACCCGGACATCACCTTCGACGTGCGCGCGCCGGACAACGAAGTCGTCAACCTCGGCAAGCTGCTCGCGAGCGGCGGTACCGCCAGCATCCTGGCCGGCACCATTCGTCATTCCGGCGAAATCAACGCCGACACCGCCAGCGCCGATGGCACGGGCCGCATATCGCTGAAGGCCTCGAATCGCATCGCGCTGGCCGAGGGCAGCCTGGTGCGCGCCTCGGGTGGCAAGGGCGAAGACGGCGGCGACATCAGCATCGATGCGCGCAACCAGGACAAGAACGCGACCATCGATGCCCTGGGCGCGGTGCGCGCCGACGGCGAGAACGGCGGCACGGTGATCGTGCGCGGCAACAATCTGCTGGTCGACGGCATCGTCTCGGCGCGTGGCGGCGAGGTGGGCGGCAAGATCAATATCCGCTCGACCGAGGCCACCATCGCCACGGTCAACGCCACGCTGCAGACCTACACCATCGAAGGTAAGGGCGGGCGCATCGCCGTCGACGGCGGCAAGAGCACCTTCGTCTCGGGCAGCCTGCGCGCCAGCGGCGAGCGCGGTGGCAGTGTCGCGGTGCTCGGTGACGAAGTGACCCTGGCGGCGGCGCGGATGCGCGCCGACGGTGACTCGGGCGGTGGTCGGGTGCGCGTCGGCGGTGGATTCCGCGGCGGTGAAGACCTGCATGCCGCCGAACGCACAATCGTCAACGACACGACCACCATCAACGCCAGCGCGCGCGCCAATGGCGACGGCGGTGACGTGGTGGTGTGGGCTGACGGTACCACGCAGTTCGCCGGCAGCATCTCGGCGCGCGGCGGCGTGGACGGCGGCGATGGCGGTCGCGTTGAAGTGTCCGGCAAGAACGGCCTCGGCTTCTCCGGCGAGGTCGACGTCACTGCCCGCAACGGCGCCGAAGGGACGCTGTTGCTCGACCCGAAGAACATCCGTTTCACGTCTGAGGAATTGCCGGCCGCCCCGACCAAGCTGCTCGACCCGCACCCCGGCACCGATAATTTCTTTGGCGATCGCGTCGATTACTTCGACGCTTTCGGCAACCGCGTTTCGTCCTTCAACGGCGTCAGTGATGCGACCACCGTGGTGGTCTACGATCCTGATGACGACTTCGGCGGTACCAACGCCGGCGCGGTGTATGTCTACCGCCTGTCCGATGGCGCCCTGTTGAGTGAGCTGCACGGTGTGAACAACACCTCGGCGAGCGACCAGGTCGGCAACGAATTCCTCAACGCGTTTGCCTTCAACGGCCGGCATTTGCTGCGCTCACGCCAGTGGGGCAACGGCGCAGGAGCCTTGACCGTGTTCGACCCGGTCAATGGCACCAGCGGTGCGGTCGACGCCAGCACCAGCCTGGTCGGCGCCAATGCGGGGGACAACATCGGCAGCAGCTCGCTGCAAGTGCTCGGCGCCAATTCGGTGGCGGTGCTGAGTCCCAATTTCAATTCCAGCGCCGGCGCGGTCACCATCGTGACCGCGGGCACCCTGCGCGGTACGGTCTCCAGCGGCAACAGCCTGGTCGGCGCCAATCCCGGTGACTTGCTGGGCAATTCCATCACCCATCTCGGCGGCACGAACTGGGCGGTGTCCAGCGCCAACGCCGGGCTAGGCTCACTCACGGTGCTGCACGAGGGTGTACGCACCACCGGCGTCGTCAGCGCGAGCAACAGCGTGGTCGGCAGCACGTCGGGCGACGCCATCGGTAACGGTGGCTTGTTCCAGGTCGGGGCCAGCAACACCTGGGCCTTGACCAGCAATTCGTGGAACGGCGGTGTTGGCGCCATCACCTGGATCAACAGCACGGCCACGCCAACCGGCGCGGTCAGCGCCAGCAACAGCCTGGTCGGCGCGGTGGTCGGTGATCTCGGCAATGGCGGCGGTCAACTGGGCACTTTGGGCAGCGGCCGATTCCTGCTGTTTTCCGAGAACGGCGGTGCGGGCGCCGTCACTTATATCAGCGCCTCGTCCTTGCCGACCGGCGTGGTGGATTCGAGCAACAGCCTGGTCGGCTCGCTGTCGACCGATCGCATCGGCCACGATGCCAACGGCGGCTCGCGCAACTTCGACATCATCAACGGCAAGTTCTACATCTACAGCCCGACCTGGAACAACAGCGCCGGCGCCGTCACGGCCGGCGATGTCGCCACCGGCCTCACGCCCGGCGTGGTCAGTTCCAGCAACAGCCTGGTCGGCGCGTCGAGCGGCGACCTGGTCGGCGATTCGCAGATCGTCAACACCGGTTTTGGCTTTGGCTTGCTGCGCAGCGACAACGGCGGCGCGGGCGCGGTTACGGCCATCGACTTCTCGGCGCCGCCCACCGGCACCATCGGCGCTGGCAACAGCTTGATAGGCGGTGACTCGCGCGACAACGTCGGCTCCGGTGGTTTCACTTCCCTCGGTGGCGGCACCTACTCCATCCAGAGCCCCACCTGGACCGCACCGGGCAACAAGACCGACGCCGGTGCGGTGACTTTGTTCAATGCCGCGACCGGCACTTTCAACGGCACGGCCACCAGCCTGGCCGGCGTGCTGGACGCCACCAACAGCCTGGTCGGCACCGAGACCAACGATCAGATCGGCAGCGCAGGCGTGGGCTACGCCTACTCCAACACCACCGACAACATCTTCGTCGTCAGCAGCCCGCTGTGGGACGACACGCCGTCGGTGCCTGATGTCGGCGCGTTGACCTGGTTCAAGCTGAGCGATTCACTGACGGGCGCGGTGTCCAGCGCCAACAGCCTGGTGGGTTCCGCGCCCAACGACCAGATCGGCAATAGCACCTCGATCCCGGGGCTGTTCAGCAGCGACTTCGGTGTCTACCAGTTGTTCAGCAGCGGCAACAGCAGTGCGCTGGTCTACTCGGCCACCGCCAACAGCGGCGGCGGCGCGGTGGTGTTCCTGAACGGCGGCAATGCGCCGCTGACCGGTTCGATCAACAGCGGCAATGCACTGATCGGCGGAGCGGCGGGCGATGCGATAGGCAGCAACGGCATCTTCGAGGTTGGCGGCGGCAAGTTCGTGGTGCTGAGCCCCAACCTCGACCAGTTCAGTTCGACCGATGTCGGTGCCATCACGGTCGGTGACGTCAACGGCGGCGTGAGCGGCTTGGTGGATTCCAGCAACAGCCTGGTGGGTGATACCAGCGGTGACGCCGTCGGCTCGCGCTCGCCCGATTTTCTCGACAGCGGTACCGTGCTGTTCCGCTCACCCAATTGGCACAGCAACACCGGCGCCGTCACGTTCCTCGATCCGTCCAGCGGGCATTGGTTGAACGATACCGATTTCGCCGGCACCCTCGGCACCAGCAACAGCCTGACCGGCGTCAACCCCGGCGACAACGTCGGCGCCAACAGCACGCTGCGCAATGTCGCCTTTGGGCGCTACATCATCCGCAGTTCGACGGTGTCCGAATTCAATGGCCCGGCCAATGTCGGCGCCATCACTTACTTCTCCGATGCCACCGGCATCGCGGGCCAGATTGACAGCACCAACAGCTTCGTCGGCACGCACACCGGTGACCAGGTCGGCAGCGGCGGCTTCGAGACCCTGGCCAATGGCAACCTGGTCATCCATAGCCCGGCGTGGAATTCCAGCGCCGGCGCGGCGACCTTTCTCGACGTCAACTCAGGCCATTTCGGCGGCAGCAATGCCGGCGTGTTGACCGGCAGCCTGGACCAGACCAATAGCCTGGTAGGCCATAGCGCGAACGACAACCTCGGCAGCTTGGGCATCGAGAGCAGCAACGCCGGGGTCGGTTATTACATGGTCTTCAGCCCCGATGTCGACAACACCAACACCAGCGCCACCGATGCCGGCGCGGTCACGTTTGGCGACATCCTGCAGGGCGCGCGCGGTTTCGTCGACGACAACAGTGTTAGCTTCGTCGGCACGCAGACCAACGATCGGGTGGGCGACAACGCCAACACCGATTCGACCGACAACGGCAACGTGTTCCTGATCAATCCGCAGTGGCACGACAACATGGGGGCCGTGACCTTCGTCGACCTCGTCAACGGCACGGGCCTGGCGGGTGACATCGACAGCACCAACAGCATCGTTGGCAGCTTCAGTGGCGTCAACGGCGACCATGTCGGTATCGGCGGCGTGCAGATGCTGACCAACCACAGGGTGGCGGTGAGGAGCCCGGACTGGAGCAACGGCGGCAGCACTCTCGGTGCCGGCGCCATTACCTGGGCCAGCGAGCTGACCGGCGGCAGCGGCGTGGTGACGACCGGCAACAGCCTGGTCGGCGCCAATACCGGCGACGACGTGGGCGGCAGCTTCATCAACCTCGTCAGCGGCAGCAGCAGCCTGCACGTGGTCAGAACCGGCAGCTTCGATCTCAACAAGAGCGCCTTGACGTTCTTCGACAGTGCGGGCGCCGTGCCGACCGGACTGATGGGCAGCGGCAACAGCCTGGTAGGCTCGACGGCCAACGACAACCTGGGCAGCGGCGACACCATTCGCCTGGTCGGTTTCGGCGCCAATCGACGCGTGGTGGTCATGAGCCCGAATTGGGACAACGGCGCGGCGGTCGACGCCGGCGCGGTTACCACCTTCCTGCCGACAGCACCCAAGTCGGGCGTGGTGGGCAACGCCAACAGCCTGGTCGGCACCAACACCGGAGACATCATCGGCGACGGTTTCTTCGTCAGTCTCAGCAACGGCAATCGTCTGCTGGTGCACGGCGGTTGGAACAACAACCGCGGCGCGGTCACTTTCTGGAACATGAGCTCCGACCTGGTAGGCAACGTGGGGCCGGGCAACAGCCTGGTCGGCGCCGCCAGTGGCGAGTTCGTCGGCAGTTTCTCCGCGAGCGAGATCGCCGGCAGCGGTCGGTACCTGGTGAACACGCCGAATTTCAACAGCAATGCCGGCGCCCTGACCTTCGGCAGCATCACCACCGGCGTGAAGGGTGTGGTGAGTGGCGCCAATTCACTGGTGGGCGCCAATGCCGGCGACCACATGGGCCAGAACGTGTTCTCCTTCAGCTTCGGCAACGGCCCGATCCTGATGCTGAGCGCGCATGGCGGCCGCGGTGCGGTCACCTACCTCAACCCGGCGAATCCCCCGCGCGGCGTGATCAGTGCCAGCAACAGCCTGGTCGGTTCCACCGCTGGCGATGGCATCGGCCAGTTCGACGAGTTCGTCACCGGTAGTATCCGCGCCATCAATACGCCCGGTTGGGACAACGGCGCGGCCACCGACGCCGGCGCGGTCTCGCTGATCGACCTCAGCACCGGCACTTTCGTCGGCACCAGCACGCCAATAGCAGGGAACATCTCCGCCGCCAACAGCCTGGTCGGCACTTTCGCCAATGACCAGGTCGGTAACTCTGGTCGCGGCGATTCCATCCGCACCGTTCAAATCGGCGAAGTCCAACAAGGCGCGGTGATGTCCAGCAACTGGAACGGCGGTCGAGGCGCCATCACCTGGTTTACGATCGGCGAAGCGCTCAACGGTGAAATCTCCACCAGCAATAGCCTGGTCGGCTCGTTCGCCAACGATTTCGTCGGCAGCGGCAGCTTCCCGGTGCTGTTGTTCAACACGCAGACCCTGCCGCCGGCACTCGCGCCGGCCTTCGGCGCGGTGTTCACGCCCAATTGGCAAGGCGGTCGTGGCGCCATCACTTGGTTCAAGCCCGGCGAACTGCCGGTCGGCAGGGTCACCGCCAAGAACAGCCTGGTGGGTGCGTTCGCCAATGATTTCGTGGGTGCCGATCACGACGAGAACTTCCTCAACGGCATGTTGGAACTGCCGAGCGGCAACTTCGTGCTGACCTCGCCGGACTACAACAGCAATGCCGGGGCCATCACTTTCCTCAACGTCAGCCGTGGGCTGACGGTGGGCGAGATCAACAGCGGCAACAGCTTCGTCGGCGCGCCCGGCGATCGCATCGGCAGTCGCGATCTGGTCAGCCTCGGCGGCGACCGCGTGCTGATCATCAGTCCCTCTGCGGCTGTCGACGGCTTCACCAATGCCGGCCGCATAGACCTGTTGGACGGCACCAAGACCCAGGCGGTGGATACCATCGGCTTCGGCAGCAACCCCAGTGACGAACTGGCGGTGTCGATACCGGCGGTGGTGAAGTTCCTCGATGCCGGCGGCTCGCTGACCCTGCAGGCGAGCAACGACATCTTCATCCCCGAAGGCATCACCATCGGCGCCAAGGCCGGCTCATTGACGCTCGAGGCCGGTCGCAGCATCGAGGTCAAGGGCAACATCTTCACCGCTGGCTTCTTGAAGCTGTTCGCCAATTCCAAGTCGGGTGATCTCGCCCAACGCGGTGAAGGCGAAGGCTTCGTCTCCATCCTGGCCGACAGCAAGCCGACTTCGGTGATTGCCGGGCAACTGGAAGTCGATGCGGAAGACGTGGTCGTGCAAGGCGGCAACGCCAAGGGCGCCTACGCGCTGCTCTATGGTGTCGACAGCGCCAAGATCTTCGCCCACGGCAGTGGCCTCATCAGTCTCAAGGCCGGCACCGGTGAAGAAGTGCCGCCGGCGCCGAGCTTCGAGCTTCTCGCGTCCCTGCTTCCCGGCAATCTCAACGAGGGGCAGCCGATCACCATCGACGCACCGATAGCGCTGTTGCTGGCGGGCAAAACCATGGACGCGACCTCGGCCGAGCGTATCGAACTGTTCGGTGGCGGCAGCGGCGGCGCGTTCGCGGCGATTGCCTCGTTCGGCGAGATGAAGGTGGAAGCGCAGGACATCACCATGGAAGTAGGTTCGGCGGCCAATACCGATGCCTTGTTCCTGGGCATGGGCGGCGCGGCCGACATCACCTTCACGAGCTGCGTGGGCTGC of Pseudomonadota bacterium contains these proteins:
- a CDS encoding filamentous hemagglutinin N-terminal domain-containing protein yields the protein MHGSLKITRRRGGQVLSFVTGLIASVGASANPQGAQVVSGSAVFANPTPQTLEITNSPAAVLNWQSFDIGKGETTRFIQQNAASAVLNRVTSGNSSEILGSLVSNGHVFLINPAGILIGRDGSVDTAGVVLSTLQITDQDFLAGRFKFEGDSASGTVTNHGYIKTAPGGEVVLIAPRIENVPEAGRSRSGLIESPNGDLILAAGTAITIASLDDPDITFDVRAPDNEVVNLGKLLASGGTASILAGTIRHSGEINADTASADGTGRISLKASNRIALAEGSLVRASGGKGEDGGDISIDARNQDKNATIDALGAVRADGENGGTVIVRGNNLLVDGIVSARGGEVGGKINIRSTEATIATVNATLQTYTIEGKGGRIAVDGGKSTFVSGSLRASGERGGSVAVLGDEVTLAAARMRADGDSGGGRVRVGGGFRGGEDLHAAERTIVNDTTTINASARANGDGGDVVVWADGTTQFAGSISARGGVDGGDGGRVEVSGKNGLGFSGEVDVTARNGAEGTLLLDPKNIRFTSEELPAAPTKLLDPHPGTDNFFGDRVDYFDAFGNRVSSFNGVSDATTVVVYDPDDDFGGTNAGAVYVYRLSDGALLSELHGVNNTSASDQVGNEFLNAFAFNGRHLLRSRQWGNGAGALTVFDPVNGTSGAVDASTSLVGANAGDNIGSSSLQVLGANSVAVLSPNFNSSAGAVTIVTAGTLRGTVSSGNSLVGANPGDLLGNSITHLGGTNWAVSSANAGLGSLTVLHEGVRTTGVVSASNSVVGSTSGDAIGNGGLFQVGASNTWALTSNSWNGGVGAITWINSTATPTGAVSASNSLVGAVVGDLGNGGGQLGTLGSGRFLLFSENGGAGAVTYISASSLPTGVVDSSNSLVGSLSTDRIGHDANGGSRNFDIINGKFYIYSPTWNNSAGAVTAGDVATGLTPGVVSSSNSLVGASSGDLVGDSQIVNTGFGFGLLRSDNGGAGAVTAIDFSAPPTGTIGAGNSLIGGDSRDNVGSGGFTSLGGGTYSIQSPTWTAPGNKTDAGAVTLFNAATGTFNGTATSLAGVLDATNSLVGTETNDQIGSAGVGYAYSNTTDNIFVVSSPLWDDTPSVPDVGALTWFKLSDSLTGAVSSANSLVGSAPNDQIGNSTSIPGLFSSDFGVYQLFSSGNSSALVYSATANSGGGAVVFLNGGNAPLTGSINSGNALIGGAAGDAIGSNGIFEVGGGKFVVLSPNLDQFSSTDVGAITVGDVNGGVSGLVDSSNSLVGDTSGDAVGSRSPDFLDSGTVLFRSPNWHSNTGAVTFLDPSSGHWLNDTDFAGTLGTSNSLTGVNPGDNVGANSTLRNVAFGRYIIRSSTVSEFNGPANVGAITYFSDATGIAGQIDSTNSFVGTHTGDQVGSGGFETLANGNLVIHSPAWNSSAGAATFLDVNSGHFGGSNAGVLTGSLDQTNSLVGHSANDNLGSLGIESSNAGVGYYMVFSPDVDNTNTSATDAGAVTFGDILQGARGFVDDNSVSFVGTQTNDRVGDNANTDSTDNGNVFLINPQWHDNMGAVTFVDLVNGTGLAGDIDSTNSIVGSFSGVNGDHVGIGGVQMLTNHRVAVRSPDWSNGGSTLGAGAITWASELTGGSGVVTTGNSLVGANTGDDVGGSFINLVSGSSSLHVVRTGSFDLNKSALTFFDSAGAVPTGLMGSGNSLVGSTANDNLGSGDTIRLVGFGANRRVVVMSPNWDNGAAVDAGAVTTFLPTAPKSGVVGNANSLVGTNTGDIIGDGFFVSLSNGNRLLVHGGWNNNRGAVTFWNMSSDLVGNVGPGNSLVGAASGEFVGSFSASEIAGSGRYLVNTPNFNSNAGALTFGSITTGVKGVVSGANSLVGANAGDHMGQNVFSFSFGNGPILMLSAHGGRGAVTYLNPANPPRGVISASNSLVGSTAGDGIGQFDEFVTGSIRAINTPGWDNGAATDAGAVSLIDLSTGTFVGTSTPIAGNISAANSLVGTFANDQVGNSGRGDSIRTVQIGEVQQGAVMSSNWNGGRGAITWFTIGEALNGEISTSNSLVGSFANDFVGSGSFPVLLFNTQTLPPALAPAFGAVFTPNWQGGRGAITWFKPGELPVGRVTAKNSLVGAFANDFVGADHDENFLNGMLELPSGNFVLTSPDYNSNAGAITFLNVSRGLTVGEINSGNSFVGAPGDRIGSRDLVSLGGDRVLIISPSAAVDGFTNAGRIDLLDGTKTQAVDTIGFGSNPSDELAVSIPAVVKFLDAGGSLTLQASNDIFIPEGITIGAKAGSLTLEAGRSIEVKGNIFTAGFLKLFANSKSGDLAQRGEGEGFVSILADSKPTSVIAGQLEVDAEDVVVQGGNAKGAYALLYGVDSAKIFAHGSGLISLKAGTGEEVPPAPSFELLASLLPGNLNEGQPITIDAPIALLLAGKTMDATSAERIELFGGGSGGAFAAIASFGEMKVEAQDITMEVGSAANTDALFLGMGGAADITFTSCVGCGDLLADPLLDGGSQTGTFLAGLFVDPTINAVLANILQSEQDGDEPSSDADDDDDDDEKEGETSVDCN